A part of Leptospira wolffii serovar Khorat str. Khorat-H2 genomic DNA contains:
- a CDS encoding RHS repeat-associated core domain-containing protein, translating into MISYNVKKDRSLRNSARLSHSGYCGLSDEQMDLETFKKIYSIIYKSDRMIDHITELLHQVGGYRMRNGYFSENKRKYSSLRKAFTFFIFASFLGIFSSFSIRSLYLKLTGNLVPQPVPKLNVSSGGSLTSNVEIPLPPGRKGIAPRLAFSYSSGSRSGLLGIGWDIEGIPSILRDSGFGIRYDGTDDFLSTQAGQLTDVSGNRSVFHSRKESWLRFVPGGVCGDGPCSWLVTDKDGIEYSFGATSDSRIEAIGRNGSVRAWALDQVRDSFGNGYNISYIEDSVDGEYVPKEIVYQNRKIVFEYNDDRSDTVPSFLSGSLVKNSRLLDSVKIYVDGSIIREFGLSYSKGSLSNRPVLSAISRRESNVFGSEEFADLEFTYGSDGFVLKPISNIDLKSTSSLVNVFVPSGLLLYANLLFQNPLPSEPSAQDRKIADYLQYVMHMPVPERDSCNIGPAACICAAYAPCWGGNADFFNQLVSSCLDYNNWGGPQYCSGGIEAGLTNWMQLDANGDGLIDFASVVGSETFNNIRLRVWTVSEGKVDSDKSFLSPVLPLHYNTFSRTVDLDGDGRTDFAYENGGKLNAILSKGTYFSDPKSFSNVNIPAANRNMTVFAPYSYLYEPSETDSKRLAPDKAPADWFADMDGDGLSDFIHYDGSYFNIYINKKGRFEDAIRIVGTSNYYLNEFIDLDSDGRAEYIRLTRYSENPRYTELSDRLSEADSRAQTVTNQYSTQNEILQRLISDGAGSASSSDLNLLIDYYLKGCTYYIEGLGTGYSPDDIVLVPNSEGTNVACFVSDPNYADILQLKAVASGGSVSSPDSLRSNMQMIYAREIAPIRSLQKDLQAQLNSIDANSGGVTRYRLDVTGFQLHSKTSQTIQLDLGTSADRLRSFFGDVNSDGLPDFITIVGTQLKVSLNTGKGFSSQVSSSLHTDDIKKVSQFNFGDVNGDGLEDLVLYNKGSQQIESYLSDGSGNLNYNATFGFGQIELAEDSSSGVYKADIGQLMVQDTNGDGFSDAVMIKLWQDKSQARVFVRNTNVKSVQEDDLISVTNGIQSSTVIYTPKHLHSNAIQAGTGDYPNLVDTSPRYLATSVRTDIGGGISTEESFSFENARFFAGTRGIARSLGFGKVREKDQGTGFFKETEYFQNDYRLAGTLISVSNYNASGKLLQQSIYSGFKFPNPFGTEISVATNIAKASFHNGNLEVSSNTSFTIDDYGFPKSQTETAGDHFVFSDIDLVYDWNGWRIGRNSRTKKYVDGTLIQDQSVVYDGDTVSSTVQFSGTSAEQITKYTYDSYGNPITSTDPAGAVTTISYDRILHIFQTEKTNALGHKEITEYETSLGLEISRTDVNGAKIRKDYDALGRVVAVFYPGSSDPNESYEYRNPARFDLSDLSSTQSVIKTVRDTTTGIETVTEEYSDPFGNIIRSVSDTAVSGIDLITDTVYDYSTGLVVKKSNPYFSNLSPFWTSYKYEDPDLRSTGSIFSDPTGNTVTSISYGILSTNTSIQYPDGSVKSFSETKNELGQTVSKTENGQTILTYYSPFGQPSRITDPSGKVTSFAYDIAGRRISVTDPNSGTITYSYDFAGRVSKQTDARNKSLSFHYDSLGRILSTIPSGGEAAVLNEYDGTDSSYGIGRLTRIVDSSGTTEIGYNIQGKPVLQKKTIDDLILITKMEYDSLGRLTAIIYPDGSKVHQTYSLNGNLERVSLDSADGNAYDSLVAEYAGPIFQDGAAIFRKTAGNGVITDLRLDPSHFRTQILSSKKEDGSDLQKISYEYDGSGNILLQTDHKNATRTRSFAYDIQNRLVSSSGSSGTLNYTYSADGNLIQKGKYTLTYGDAGHAHAVTKIYSQDSGNVTYSYDAAGNMISRNGDTLSYDSFGKLTEYSTSDGVEIRYTYDYSGNRVKTENRNASTITYSMGDLYEIVQAPGVSPKYTSYIKGLGGEILTQITRTDAVLMTEGGEQKTDIGIAGSLFYGLDFCTGAMDCGTYWKNRVFSPIYGFFTYSKLFRFGIPTWQLRIGYLCFILGVLYLTYPYYRKGNEILQRMKIAGWSSPVLLLSFFGVLIFQDCNGILTGSKKEAAPWYLLSNNASSEVLPPVSPPGKGSQGITGAGEPAVGAYFYQTDHLGSTTMLTDGYGNPIAGPGQSGTSYMSYYPYGEINYTESSGPDIFRYKFTGQIADSETGLYYYKSRYYDPFLGRFIQADDRADQGINGLNRYMYVGGNPVNRIDPDGHSWLSSALGKAGSWLQRATYISSQRWASVGNTFYNIGSAIGGALLLIGIVAFSPVLLLAGIISNPRAFQHNFGQATASYFRSLTDFGVSSIMNPIKGDPRPRYSIERGAFIVYNSYEENHGLFSAERKTAQATTREDYVAARTGISNRAMQHELVHIDQWYANSLGPFSEFEADLRSGTNGYGTWTYLQNKGLISRDLYLILNVTNIIEQMKIQSPLFNVINSLNLAKILMLH; encoded by the coding sequence ATGATTTCGTACAACGTTAAAAAGGATCGCTCTCTCCGGAACTCCGCGAGACTATCCCATTCGGGATATTGCGGCCTTTCGGACGAGCAAATGGATTTAGAAACATTCAAAAAGATTTATTCTATAATATATAAATCGGATCGTATGATCGATCATATTACGGAATTGTTACATCAAGTCGGCGGATATCGTATGCGTAATGGATATTTTTCAGAAAACAAGCGGAAGTATAGTTCGCTTAGGAAGGCATTCACTTTTTTTATTTTTGCCTCATTCCTCGGCATTTTTTCGAGTTTTTCCATCCGCTCCCTGTATCTTAAATTAACGGGAAATCTAGTACCTCAGCCGGTGCCGAAACTGAATGTTTCCTCCGGTGGATCTCTTACTTCCAACGTGGAAATACCTTTGCCACCGGGAAGGAAGGGAATCGCTCCCCGCCTCGCATTTTCGTATTCTTCCGGTTCTAGAAGCGGTTTACTTGGCATAGGTTGGGACATAGAGGGAATCCCCTCCATTCTGAGAGATTCCGGTTTCGGAATACGCTATGACGGAACGGACGACTTTCTTTCCACTCAGGCGGGCCAATTAACGGACGTTTCCGGAAATCGAAGCGTTTTCCATTCTCGTAAAGAATCTTGGCTTCGGTTCGTACCCGGCGGAGTTTGCGGAGATGGACCTTGCTCTTGGCTTGTAACAGATAAGGACGGGATAGAATATTCTTTCGGAGCGACCTCCGATTCTCGGATCGAGGCGATCGGCCGGAACGGTTCCGTTCGTGCTTGGGCTCTCGATCAAGTTCGCGATTCTTTCGGAAACGGTTATAATATTAGTTATATCGAAGATTCCGTCGACGGGGAATATGTTCCCAAGGAAATCGTTTATCAAAACAGAAAGATCGTATTCGAATATAACGACGACCGTTCCGATACGGTCCCGAGTTTTTTATCCGGATCCTTAGTAAAAAATTCCAGACTTCTCGATTCCGTTAAAATCTACGTGGACGGCTCGATTATTCGCGAATTCGGACTTTCCTATTCTAAGGGTTCTCTTTCAAACCGCCCCGTACTTTCCGCAATTTCCAGAAGAGAATCGAATGTCTTCGGTTCGGAAGAGTTCGCAGATTTGGAATTTACCTACGGTTCGGATGGATTCGTCCTAAAACCCATCTCCAATATCGATTTGAAGTCCACTAGCTCCTTAGTGAACGTTTTCGTTCCTAGCGGTTTACTTTTATACGCTAATCTTCTATTCCAAAACCCGTTACCGAGCGAGCCTAGCGCCCAGGATCGTAAGATCGCGGATTATCTACAATACGTTATGCATATGCCTGTACCTGAAAGGGATAGTTGCAATATAGGCCCTGCCGCCTGTATTTGCGCCGCGTACGCTCCTTGCTGGGGAGGAAACGCCGACTTTTTCAATCAGTTGGTTTCCTCCTGCTTGGACTACAATAACTGGGGTGGACCTCAATATTGCAGCGGAGGGATCGAAGCCGGACTGACCAATTGGATGCAGTTAGACGCCAATGGAGACGGTCTCATAGATTTCGCTAGCGTGGTGGGTTCGGAAACGTTTAATAATATTCGTTTACGAGTTTGGACCGTTTCGGAAGGCAAAGTGGATTCCGATAAAAGTTTTTTAAGTCCGGTGCTTCCTCTCCATTATAATACATTTTCCCGTACCGTGGACCTGGATGGAGACGGAAGAACCGATTTCGCATATGAGAATGGAGGCAAGCTGAATGCGATTCTTTCCAAAGGAACGTATTTCAGCGATCCCAAGTCTTTCTCGAACGTGAATATTCCCGCGGCAAATCGAAACATGACGGTATTCGCTCCTTATTCTTATCTGTATGAACCTTCGGAAACGGATTCCAAGAGACTCGCTCCGGACAAGGCGCCTGCGGATTGGTTCGCCGATATGGACGGCGACGGTCTTTCCGACTTCATCCATTACGACGGATCTTACTTCAACATTTATATCAACAAGAAAGGTAGATTCGAAGATGCGATTCGGATCGTAGGCACATCCAATTATTATCTGAATGAATTTATCGATCTGGATTCGGACGGAAGAGCGGAATATATTCGTTTAACTAGATATAGCGAGAACCCCCGATACACGGAATTATCCGATCGTCTTTCGGAAGCGGATAGCCGGGCTCAAACGGTAACGAATCAATATTCCACGCAAAACGAAATTCTGCAAAGACTGATTTCCGACGGAGCCGGATCGGCATCTTCTTCCGATCTGAATCTTTTAATCGATTATTATCTGAAAGGATGCACGTATTATATAGAGGGACTAGGCACTGGATATTCCCCGGACGATATCGTCCTAGTTCCGAATAGCGAAGGAACGAACGTGGCCTGTTTCGTTTCCGATCCGAATTATGCGGATATTCTTCAATTAAAAGCCGTCGCTTCCGGAGGCTCCGTTTCTTCTCCCGATAGCCTGAGAAGCAATATGCAGATGATTTATGCCCGAGAGATCGCGCCGATTCGTTCCTTGCAGAAGGATCTTCAGGCTCAATTGAATTCCATCGACGCAAATTCGGGAGGCGTCACTCGATACAGACTCGATGTTACCGGTTTTCAGTTGCATTCTAAGACTTCCCAAACGATCCAATTGGACCTGGGAACTTCCGCGGATCGTCTGCGTAGTTTTTTCGGAGATGTGAATTCGGACGGACTTCCCGATTTTATCACGATTGTCGGAACTCAACTCAAAGTGTCCCTGAATACCGGCAAGGGTTTCTCTTCGCAAGTTTCCAGTTCTCTTCATACCGACGATATAAAAAAGGTTTCTCAATTCAATTTCGGAGACGTGAACGGAGACGGTTTAGAGGATCTAGTTCTTTACAATAAAGGCAGTCAGCAAATCGAAAGCTATCTCTCGGACGGTTCCGGAAATTTAAACTATAACGCAACCTTCGGATTCGGTCAGATCGAACTAGCGGAAGATTCCTCCTCCGGCGTATATAAAGCGGATATAGGACAATTGATGGTCCAGGATACGAATGGGGACGGTTTCTCCGATGCAGTGATGATCAAGCTCTGGCAGGACAAAAGCCAGGCCCGAGTTTTCGTTCGCAATACGAATGTGAAGTCCGTCCAAGAGGACGATTTGATTTCCGTCACTAACGGGATCCAATCTTCCACGGTCATATATACTCCCAAACATTTACATTCGAATGCGATCCAGGCGGGAACGGGAGATTATCCCAACTTGGTCGATACATCTCCTCGGTATTTGGCCACAAGCGTTCGGACTGATATTGGAGGTGGAATTTCCACCGAGGAGAGTTTTTCCTTCGAGAATGCCAGGTTTTTTGCCGGGACCCGAGGAATAGCAAGAAGCCTGGGCTTCGGAAAAGTTCGAGAGAAGGACCAAGGGACGGGATTTTTTAAGGAAACGGAATATTTCCAGAATGATTATAGATTAGCGGGAACTCTGATCAGCGTAAGCAATTATAATGCTTCCGGGAAGTTATTGCAGCAATCGATTTATAGCGGATTCAAATTTCCGAATCCTTTCGGTACGGAGATTTCAGTCGCTACGAATATCGCTAAGGCTTCCTTTCATAACGGTAACTTGGAGGTTTCCTCAAACACGAGTTTTACGATAGACGACTACGGATTTCCGAAGAGCCAGACGGAAACTGCCGGAGATCATTTCGTGTTTTCCGATATCGACCTGGTCTATGACTGGAATGGCTGGAGGATCGGACGAAATTCCCGCACCAAGAAGTATGTGGATGGAACGCTTATCCAAGACCAATCCGTTGTTTATGACGGAGATACGGTCTCCTCCACGGTCCAATTCTCGGGAACTTCCGCAGAGCAAATCACAAAATATACGTACGATTCCTACGGAAATCCGATCACTTCCACGGATCCTGCCGGAGCCGTTACGACGATTTCTTACGACCGGATTCTCCATATATTCCAAACGGAGAAGACGAACGCACTGGGGCATAAGGAAATTACGGAATACGAAACTTCTTTGGGATTAGAAATATCCAGAACGGATGTGAACGGAGCTAAAATCCGTAAAGATTACGACGCCTTGGGTCGAGTGGTCGCAGTATTCTATCCAGGTAGTTCGGATCCGAACGAATCTTATGAATACCGCAACCCTGCCCGTTTCGATTTGTCGGACCTCTCTTCGACGCAATCAGTGATTAAGACCGTCAGAGACACGACTACCGGAATTGAAACCGTAACCGAGGAATATTCGGATCCTTTCGGCAATATTATCCGATCCGTATCCGATACTGCGGTTTCGGGAATCGATTTAATTACGGACACAGTCTACGATTATTCTACGGGACTCGTCGTTAAGAAATCGAATCCTTACTTCAGCAATCTTTCTCCTTTTTGGACGTCCTACAAGTATGAAGATCCGGATCTTCGTTCCACCGGCAGCATTTTCAGCGATCCTACGGGAAATACGGTGACTTCCATCTCTTACGGAATTCTTTCGACGAATACTTCCATCCAATATCCGGATGGAAGTGTAAAATCCTTTTCGGAAACGAAGAACGAGTTGGGTCAGACCGTTTCCAAAACGGAGAATGGACAGACTATTCTTACTTACTATTCTCCTTTCGGCCAACCGTCTCGGATCACGGATCCCTCGGGAAAGGTCACGAGTTTTGCCTACGATATAGCCGGTAGAAGAATTAGTGTTACGGATCCGAATTCAGGTACGATCACGTATTCTTACGATTTCGCGGGAAGAGTATCCAAGCAAACGGACGCCAGAAATAAAAGTCTTTCCTTTCATTACGATTCGCTAGGACGGATCCTATCTACGATTCCAAGCGGGGGAGAAGCGGCGGTTTTAAACGAATATGACGGAACGGACAGTTCTTACGGAATCGGTCGACTGACTCGAATCGTCGACTCTTCCGGAACGACGGAGATCGGTTATAATATCCAAGGAAAACCGGTTCTACAGAAGAAGACGATAGACGATCTGATTCTCATTACCAAAATGGAATATGATTCCTTAGGGAGATTGACCGCGATTATCTATCCCGACGGATCCAAAGTCCACCAAACCTATTCTTTGAACGGAAATCTGGAAAGAGTTTCTTTGGATTCCGCGGACGGAAACGCTTATGATTCTCTCGTAGCGGAATATGCCGGACCGATTTTCCAAGACGGAGCGGCCATCTTTAGAAAGACCGCGGGGAACGGAGTGATTACGGACCTCCGATTGGATCCTTCCCATTTCCGGACCCAGATTCTTTCTTCCAAAAAAGAAGACGGAAGCGATTTACAAAAAATCTCGTACGAATACGACGGATCGGGAAATATTCTACTTCAAACCGATCATAAGAACGCCACTAGAACCCGAAGCTTTGCCTACGATATACAGAATCGTTTGGTGTCCTCCTCGGGAAGTTCCGGTACTTTAAATTATACTTATAGTGCGGACGGAAACCTGATCCAAAAAGGAAAGTATACCCTGACTTACGGAGACGCCGGTCATGCCCACGCGGTAACCAAGATATATAGCCAAGACTCGGGAAACGTCACGTATTCCTATGATGCCGCGGGGAATATGATCTCTCGAAACGGAGATACATTATCTTACGATTCTTTCGGAAAACTCACGGAATACAGTACAAGCGATGGAGTAGAAATCCGGTATACGTACGATTATTCCGGAAACCGAGTAAAAACGGAAAATCGGAACGCATCTACAATCACTTATTCTATGGGAGATTTATACGAAATCGTACAGGCCCCCGGTGTCTCACCCAAGTATACATCGTATATCAAAGGCTTAGGAGGAGAAATCCTAACTCAGATCACCCGGACGGATGCGGTCCTAATGACGGAAGGCGGAGAGCAGAAGACGGATATAGGAATTGCCGGGAGCTTATTTTATGGATTAGATTTTTGCACCGGAGCGATGGATTGCGGAACCTACTGGAAGAATAGAGTCTTCTCGCCTATCTACGGATTCTTTACATATTCGAAATTATTCCGATTCGGGATCCCTACCTGGCAGTTGCGAATCGGCTATCTATGTTTCATTCTGGGGGTTTTGTATCTAACGTATCCGTATTACCGCAAAGGAAACGAAATATTACAAAGAATGAAAATTGCAGGATGGAGTTCACCCGTACTACTACTCTCCTTCTTCGGAGTCTTAATATTCCAAGATTGTAATGGAATATTAACAGGATCTAAAAAAGAAGCAGCACCTTGGTATCTATTATCCAATAATGCAAGCTCGGAAGTATTGCCTCCCGTATCACCACCGGGGAAAGGATCCCAAGGAATAACAGGAGCAGGAGAACCGGCAGTGGGAGCCTACTTCTACCAAACGGATCATTTAGGTTCCACGACTATGTTGACGGACGGATATGGAAATCCCATCGCGGGTCCGGGACAATCCGGAACGAGTTATATGAGCTATTATCCATACGGCGAAATTAATTATACGGAATCTTCTGGGCCGGATATATTCCGTTATAAATTCACGGGCCAGATTGCTGACTCGGAGACCGGTTTGTATTATTACAAATCTCGCTACTACGATCCTTTCTTGGGTAGATTCATACAGGCGGACGATAGAGCGGATCAGGGTATCAACGGTCTCAATCGTTATATGTATGTGGGAGGAAATCCGGTCAATCGCATCGATCCGGATGGACATAGCTGGTTGAGTAGTGCCCTCGGAAAGGCGGGGTCATGGTTGCAAAGAGCTACTTATATAAGTAGCCAGCGTTGGGCTTCCGTTGGGAATACATTTTATAATATCGGAAGCGCCATCGGTGGTGCGCTTCTATTAATCGGAATAGTTGCTTTTTCCCCTGTCCTTTTACTTGCCGGAATAATATCGAATCCGAGAGCTTTCCAGCATAATTTTGGACAAGCTACTGCGTCATATTTTCGATCTCTCACTGATTTTGGTGTAAGTTCAATCATGAATCCTATTAAAGGAGATCCAAGGCCTAGGTATTCAATAGAGCGAGGAGCTTTTATTGTTTACAACTCTTATGAAGAAAATCATGGCCTCTTCTCGGCCGAACGTAAAACTGCGCAAGCGACCACTCGTGAGGATTATGTTGCAGCAAGGACAGGAATTTCGAATAGAGCGATGCAACATGAGCTGGTGCATATTGATCAATGGTACGCAAATTCGCTTGGACCATTTAGTGAATTTGAGGCGGATCTTCGATCTGGAACGAATGGTTATGGGACTTGGACTTATCTTCAGAATAAGGGGCTGATTAGCAGAGATTTGTATCTTATATTAAATGTCACTAATATTATAGAGCAAATGAAAATACAGTCCCCTTTATTTAACGTTATCAATAGTCTAAATTTGGCTAAAATATTGATGCTACATTAG
- a CDS encoding glutathione S-transferase family protein: MSDLTLVIGNKNISSWSFRPWILLKQAGIPFQEVSLKLFTPEYASVIAKYSPSGKVPVLHDGDLQVWDTLSISEYLAEKFPNKNLWPKEVKARAKARSAAAEMHSGFTAMRSNMSMNFWGRFPEKELPPEALKDVERISSLWLEFLQEYGGPFLFGKEFSIADAFYSPVVSRFVTYGISLEPKLQDYVNTITSLPAYKEWGEGAKKEIS; the protein is encoded by the coding sequence ATGAGCGATCTTACACTTGTAATCGGTAACAAAAATATTTCGTCGTGGTCTTTCCGACCTTGGATCCTTTTGAAGCAAGCCGGAATCCCTTTCCAAGAAGTATCCTTGAAGTTATTCACTCCCGAATACGCTTCGGTAATCGCAAAGTATTCTCCCTCCGGAAAAGTTCCGGTCCTTCATGACGGGGATCTCCAAGTATGGGATACTTTAAGCATTTCGGAGTATCTAGCGGAAAAATTCCCAAACAAGAACTTATGGCCCAAAGAAGTTAAGGCTAGGGCAAAAGCCAGATCCGCAGCGGCCGAGATGCATTCCGGTTTTACTGCTATGAGATCCAATATGAGCATGAATTTCTGGGGAAGATTCCCGGAAAAAGAGCTACCTCCCGAGGCGTTAAAAGATGTAGAAAGAATCTCTTCCCTTTGGTTGGAATTCCTACAGGAATACGGGGGGCCTTTTCTATTCGGCAAGGAATTCTCCATCGCGGACGCTTTCTATTCTCCCGTAGTTTCCCGTTTCGTTACCTACGGAATCTCCTTGGAACCCAAATTACAGGATTACGTAAATACGATCACTTCCTTACCCGCTTATAAGGAATGGGGAGAAGGGGCCAAAAAAGAGATCTCCTAA
- a CDS encoding LuxR family transcriptional regulator gives MDSRLEDVKEIIQRRDTVPDILLICDTAGQIAQINENGRMVLGIPSGENIQGMKVSDFLSDTDRKYLETVLMPALVRSGEFEGRGLRLKKKDGNFIHTRQTAYQMPIYGNVPSYVFIFSEEGKYEANNSDALHNSFQHSPSDTFKKYEGMNPETLVSILREKTKLTKKETEICAGIASGKDKSKISEDLGIHSGTMKNHLKSIYRKTIDLEKEIPGPERDKLQRLTIYLFRLLGE, from the coding sequence ATGGATTCTAGGTTGGAAGACGTTAAGGAAATTATCCAAAGAAGAGACACGGTGCCCGATATTCTATTGATTTGCGATACCGCAGGACAGATTGCTCAGATCAACGAGAATGGAAGAATGGTTCTCGGTATTCCCTCAGGAGAAAACATTCAGGGAATGAAGGTATCGGACTTTTTATCCGATACGGACCGCAAATATCTGGAAACGGTTCTTATGCCCGCTCTCGTTAGATCGGGAGAATTCGAAGGAAGAGGACTTCGTTTAAAGAAAAAGGACGGGAACTTTATCCATACCAGACAGACCGCCTATCAGATGCCGATATACGGAAACGTTCCCTCCTATGTATTCATCTTTTCCGAAGAAGGAAAATACGAGGCGAATAATTCCGACGCGTTACATAATTCTTTTCAACATTCTCCGTCGGATACTTTCAAAAAGTATGAAGGAATGAATCCGGAGACTTTAGTCTCGATCCTGAGAGAGAAGACCAAGCTCACCAAAAAAGAAACGGAAATCTGCGCGGGAATCGCATCCGGAAAGGATAAGAGCAAAATCAGCGAAGATTTAGGAATCCATTCCGGAACCATGAAGAACCATTTGAAATCGATCTATCGTAAGACGATCGATTTGGAAAAGGAAATCCCGGGCCCCGAAAGAGATAAATTGCAAAGACTTACCATCTATCTCTTCCGTCTCTTGGGAGAATGA
- the msrA gene encoding peptide-methionine (S)-S-oxide reductase MsrA, protein MIDMIRNGRKIAIILSIPIIFFFSNIINSKENTETAIFAGGCFWCMEGPFEKLPGVASVISGYSGGQEKNPTYEDVGYGRTGHRECVKVTYDPKKIGYAKLLDTYWRQIDPTDSGGQFADRGNQYRAAIYYKDEAQRKLAQEFKDKIEASKKFPKPIAVEILKAGEFYPAEEYHQDYYKKNPEHYRSYRKGSGREDYLIRVWGESPK, encoded by the coding sequence ATGATAGATATGATTCGCAATGGGCGAAAAATCGCCATCATCTTATCCATTCCGATTATATTCTTTTTTTCGAATATTATTAACTCCAAGGAGAATACCGAGACGGCGATATTCGCAGGAGGATGCTTCTGGTGTATGGAGGGTCCGTTCGAAAAATTGCCGGGAGTCGCTTCGGTAATATCCGGATATTCCGGCGGTCAGGAAAAAAATCCGACTTACGAGGACGTGGGTTACGGAAGAACGGGACATCGAGAATGCGTGAAAGTGACCTACGATCCTAAAAAGATCGGTTATGCCAAACTTTTGGATACTTATTGGAGACAGATAGATCCTACGGATTCGGGAGGACAATTCGCCGACCGTGGCAATCAATACAGAGCCGCGATCTATTATAAGGACGAGGCGCAAAGAAAACTGGCACAGGAATTCAAGGACAAGATCGAAGCCTCCAAGAAATTCCCCAAACCGATCGCGGTAGAGATACTAAAAGCGGGCGAATTCTATCCTGCGGAAGAGTACCACCAGGACTATTACAAGAAGAATCCCGAACATTATCGAAGCTATCGAAAAGGTTCGGGACGAGAGGATTATTTAATCAGAGTTTGGGGAGAATCCCCGAAGTAG